One part of the Schistocerca cancellata isolate TAMUIC-IGC-003103 chromosome 12, iqSchCanc2.1, whole genome shotgun sequence genome encodes these proteins:
- the LOC126109756 gene encoding mitochondrial GTPase 1: MSSVTYHFRDCFRVINKEALHWFPGHMGRGLKQMQQKLKSVDCVIEVHDARIPLSGRNPDFKHTVCGLKPHILVLNKKDLTDMSYSSKVLARLKQEGTPDVLFTNCKDAKCNGVKKIIPRACELISSSNRYNRSETTEYSIMIVGVPNVGKSSLINTLRNRFLGKSSAAAVGAKAGITKSVQNIIKVSEEPKVYLIDTPGILTPSIRDVEAGLRLSLCASLQDHLVGEEIIADYLLFWLNKHRRFNYVELMGLQEPSDNIGTVLTQCALKLGKTLKVRNYDGQYIYKPDMTSAAAFFLKAFRKGDLGTIMLDEDLVLGTVS, encoded by the coding sequence ATGTCTAGTGTTACATATCATTTTAGAGATTGTTTCAGGGTAATAAATAAAGAAGCTCTGCATTGGTTTCCTGGCCACATGGGAAGAGGGCTGAAGCAAATGCAACAGAAGTTGAAATCAGTAGACTGTGTCATTGAAGTACATGATGCTAGAATACCATTATCAGGACGTAACCCAGATTTCAAACATACGGTTTGCGGTCTGAAACCACATATATTGGTGCTGAACAAGAAAGACTTGACAGATATGAGTTACAGCTCTAAAGTGTTAGCTCGACTGAAGCAGGAAGGTACACCAGACGTGCTATTCACAAACTGTAAAGACGCTAAGTGCAACGGCGTGAAGAAGATAATTCCAAGAGCATGTGAACTCATTTCGAGCTCAAACAGATATAATCGGTCAGAGACTACTGAATACAGTATCATGATTGTCGGCGTTCCAAACGTTGGAAAGTCGTCACTTATAAACACGTTGCGTAACAGATTTCTTGGTAAGTCTAGTGCAGCTGCAGTAGGTGCAAAGGCGGGAATCACGAAGAGTGTTCAGAACATCATTAAAGTCAGCGAAGAACCAAAAGTGTATCTTATTGACACGCCTGGCATACTAACCCCATCTATTAGAGATGTGGAAGCAGGCCTTCGCCTTTCACTGTGTGCAAGCCTGCAGGATCACTTGGTGGGGGAAGAAATTATCGCGGACTATCTTCTCTTCTGGTTGAACAAACACCGACGCTTTAATTACGTAGAGCTCATGGGTCTCCAAGAGCCTTCAGACAATATAGGCACTGTGTTGACACAGTGCGCCCTCAAGTTGGGTAAAACTTTAAAGGTAAGGAATTATGATGGGCAATACATATACAAGCCAGATATGACATCTGCCGCAGCATTTTTTTTAAAGGCTTTTAGGAAGGGTGATCTGGGAACAATAATGTTGGATGAAGACCTTGTACTGGGCACTGTATCGTGA